From one Deinococcus sp. QL22 genomic stretch:
- a CDS encoding DUF4386 domain-containing protein, whose product MRPLLQLLNKPRPEALAHLLFDSQFHLTWTFILGPNLMLGVNTFLCALLLYAAKLVPRFISGLGMVGAVSVFAAGLLELFGIIEQISAWGVGLALPVAAYEMMLAGWLLVKGLKTFTPAVGTVSQPAQTAPALNIP is encoded by the coding sequence CTGCGTCCGCTCCTCCAGCTTCTGAACAAACCACGTCCTGAGGCGCTGGCGCACCTGCTGTTCGACAGCCAGTTCCATCTCACATGGACCTTTATTCTGGGGCCAAATTTGATGCTCGGCGTCAACACGTTCCTCTGCGCCCTGCTTCTCTATGCCGCCAAACTCGTGCCCCGGTTCATCTCCGGGCTGGGGATGGTGGGGGCCGTCTCGGTCTTTGCCGCAGGCCTGTTGGAGCTGTTCGGTATCATTGAGCAGATTTCCGCTTGGGGAGTGGGGCTGGCACTGCCGGTGGCCGCCTACGAGATGATGCTCGCGGGCTGGCTCCTGGTCAAAGGCCTGAAGACGTTCACGCCTGCCGTGGGAACCGTCAGCCAGCCAGCACAAACCGCCCCTGCGCTGAACATCCCTTAG
- a CDS encoding b(o/a)3-type cytochrome-c oxidase subunit 1: protein MTITLSRPSRPAAVSEDAAHLTRLKTVTQYYVVTAFLALFIGVLIGPLQALNYGGINVYEFPILKALLKSYYQGLSLHGVLNALVFTQFFISGWMLYLPVRDLGVRINLRFAWFTYLMMTAGLLLAAVPLLTNEATLLYTFYPPMQGSPLFYIGAAIMVAASLLVAGQVIWVWWQWKRANPGRVTPLVTYMCVATWMMWLVASLGLVTEVVVMLIPWSLGLTAGVDPLLAKTLFWWTGHAIVYFWLLPAYISWYAFVPRHAGGRLISEPLTRLTFALFLLNSTPVGLHHQYSDPNISVLWKVLHMFLTFLVAVPSLLTAFSVAAALEDAARAKGGRGIVGWIRYLPWGNAIFSAQVLAMISFILGGAGGIVNASSTFAPVIHNTAWIPGHFHITVGTATTLTFMGIMFWLIPHLTGKRLPSMKLASASVWTWFLGMMVFALGMHWQGLLGVPRRAQISATGADVYRDLPIAVPQLLTAISGVILLVSALMFFYVLFRMLLSPRVDQGEVTTPLPYSEVLSPAGEHLAGANRLVRVTEPLLALWAAALLLVLLMYGPVLLGMVTGLQPVPGWKLY, encoded by the coding sequence GTGACCATCACCCTGTCCAGACCTTCTCGGCCTGCCGCCGTATCAGAGGACGCGGCTCACCTGACGCGGCTCAAAACCGTTACGCAGTACTACGTCGTCACCGCGTTCCTGGCCCTGTTCATCGGCGTGCTGATCGGGCCACTGCAAGCCCTGAACTACGGCGGCATCAACGTCTACGAGTTTCCGATCCTCAAGGCCCTGCTCAAATCCTACTATCAGGGCCTCAGTCTGCACGGCGTCCTCAACGCGCTGGTGTTCACCCAGTTTTTCATCAGCGGTTGGATGCTGTACCTGCCCGTACGTGACCTCGGTGTCCGCATCAATCTGCGGTTTGCTTGGTTCACGTACCTGATGATGACGGCGGGGTTGCTGCTGGCCGCCGTGCCGCTGCTGACCAATGAGGCCACCCTGCTGTACACCTTCTATCCGCCGATGCAGGGCAGCCCGCTGTTCTATATCGGGGCCGCGATCATGGTGGCGGCCAGCCTGCTCGTGGCCGGGCAGGTCATTTGGGTCTGGTGGCAATGGAAACGGGCGAATCCGGGCCGCGTCACGCCGCTCGTGACCTATATGTGCGTCGCCACCTGGATGATGTGGCTGGTGGCCTCGCTGGGTCTGGTCACCGAAGTGGTGGTGATGCTGATCCCCTGGTCGCTGGGCCTGACGGCGGGAGTAGACCCACTCCTGGCAAAAACCCTGTTCTGGTGGACGGGCCACGCCATCGTCTATTTCTGGCTGCTGCCCGCCTACATCTCGTGGTACGCCTTCGTGCCACGCCACGCCGGGGGGCGGCTGATTTCCGAACCGCTGACCCGGCTCACCTTCGCCCTGTTCCTGCTGAACAGCACACCCGTAGGCCTGCATCACCAGTACAGCGACCCCAACATTTCGGTGCTCTGGAAAGTGCTGCACATGTTCCTGACCTTTTTGGTGGCCGTGCCCAGCCTGCTCACCGCATTTAGTGTGGCCGCCGCCCTCGAAGACGCGGCGCGGGCCAAAGGCGGGCGGGGCATCGTGGGCTGGATTCGGTATCTGCCCTGGGGCAACGCTATTTTCAGCGCCCAGGTGCTCGCCATGATCTCGTTCATTCTGGGCGGCGCGGGCGGCATCGTGAATGCCAGTTCTACCTTTGCCCCCGTCATTCACAACACGGCCTGGATTCCCGGCCACTTTCACATCACCGTGGGCACGGCGACCACGCTGACCTTTATGGGCATCATGTTCTGGCTGATTCCGCACCTGACCGGCAAGCGCCTCCCCAGCATGAAACTCGCGTCGGCGTCAGTGTGGACGTGGTTCCTCGGCATGATGGTGTTTGCCCTCGGCATGCACTGGCAGGGCCTGCTGGGAGTGCCGCGCCGGGCCCAGATCAGCGCGACGGGCGCAGATGTGTACCGCGACCTGCCTATCGCCGTGCCGCAACTGCTGACGGCCATCAGCGGCGTCATCCTGCTGGTCAGCGCTCTGATGTTCTTTTATGTCCTGTTCCGCATGCTGCTCTCGCCCCGCGTGGATCAGGGAGAAGTGACCACGCCGCTCCCCTACAGCGAAGTCCTCAGCCCCGCCGGGGAACACCTGGCGGGAGCCAACCGCCTCGTCCGCGTGACGGAACCCCTCTTGGCGCTGTGGGCGGCGGCCCTGCTGCTGGTGCTGCTGATGTACGGCCCCGTGCTGCTGGGCATGGTCACCGGTCTGCAACCCGTCCCCGGCTGGAAGTTGTACTGA
- a CDS encoding cytochrome c encodes MSGEGFSVREVLVAVTLVAVATGIGVGSYRTGLGMAGPQGAQMSPALASAPVNGSQLYAASCGGCHGAQAQGGIGPALTSSRTWSEAEFTAAVLHGKAPEGRQLSVVMPRFAEVGLNGEPVTDEQLQAIRAFVVGSSAAP; translated from the coding sequence ATGTCAGGTGAAGGCTTTAGCGTGCGTGAGGTGCTGGTGGCCGTAACGTTGGTCGCGGTAGCCACCGGAATCGGGGTCGGTTCCTACCGTACGGGTTTGGGGATGGCTGGCCCCCAAGGCGCGCAGATGTCGCCTGCTTTGGCCTCGGCCCCGGTCAACGGCAGCCAGCTGTACGCCGCCAGTTGCGGCGGGTGTCACGGCGCTCAGGCTCAGGGGGGCATCGGCCCGGCCCTGACCTCATCGCGCACCTGGTCGGAGGCCGAATTTACCGCTGCGGTGCTGCACGGCAAAGCCCCCGAAGGCCGCCAACTCAGCGTGGTCATGCCGCGCTTTGCGGAGGTGGGCCTGAACGGAGAACCTGTGACCGACGAGCAACTGCAGGCGATTCGGGCGTTCGTGGTGGGCAGTTCGGCGGCACCGTAA
- a CDS encoding bacterial transcriptional activator domain-containing protein gives MLQPTASTAPPPLRLQTLGQVGVWRGEMLLQWPARSAEELLWYLHAHPLGASRATMLSDLWAQEDTPAAANRFRVSLHRLRKTLGRTDAVTEQQGRYLLHPQVWAASDLAQMHRDLKEAHAAPDPQEQAAALRRVIAGSEGDYLPHIRGDWVEEARQGHRAALLRARLALSALCCAQRECAAAVDLLMQAVQNDPLIGEDHHQRLMGCLTQTQGRFRAVEHYRRYRLYLRDEIGDTPMPDTVQLAERIKTGERPCVFAELAFHAALGLTEQSSEVE, from the coding sequence ATGCTACAACCGACAGCATCCACGGCCCCGCCGCCCTTGCGTCTTCAGACGTTGGGGCAAGTGGGCGTCTGGCGCGGCGAAATGCTGTTGCAGTGGCCTGCCCGCAGCGCCGAAGAACTCCTGTGGTACCTGCACGCCCACCCGCTCGGCGCGTCGCGGGCCACCATGTTGTCTGACCTCTGGGCGCAAGAAGATACGCCTGCCGCTGCCAACCGCTTCCGGGTCAGCCTGCACCGACTGCGGAAAACACTGGGCCGGACAGACGCCGTGACCGAGCAGCAAGGCCGTTATCTGCTGCACCCGCAGGTGTGGGCCGCCAGCGATTTGGCGCAGATGCACCGCGATCTGAAAGAAGCCCACGCTGCTCCAGACCCACAGGAACAGGCGGCGGCGTTGCGGCGCGTCATCGCCGGCAGTGAGGGCGACTATCTGCCGCATATTCGGGGCGATTGGGTCGAGGAAGCCCGGCAGGGACACCGTGCCGCGCTGCTCCGCGCCCGCCTGGCCCTCTCGGCCCTCTGCTGCGCCCAGCGCGAGTGTGCGGCGGCAGTAGACCTGCTGATGCAGGCTGTTCAGAACGACCCGCTGATCGGGGAAGACCACCACCAACGCCTGATGGGCTGCCTGACCCAGACCCAGGGCCGTTTCAGGGCGGTAGAACATTACCGCCGCTACCGCCTCTATCTGCGCGACGAAATTGGAGATACGCCCATGCCCGACACCGTGCAGTTGGCTGAGCGCATCAAAACGGGCGAGCGCCCCTGCGTGTTCGCTGAGCTGGCTTTCCACGCCGCTTTGGGCTTGACCGAGCAATCAAGTGAAGTGGAATAG
- a CDS encoding cytochrome c oxidase subunit II codes for MARLPLLPAPRLDHHTLERYETIWLVISVILSVLLFTGVLVSFISGTYQAVRDNGGVSVGHHITGVEGGRLDPRALAATPFATPGLRENADGSLEAFIVAKAFAFDPAVLRVPAGRPITIHLTSVDVMHGYMVLGTNINATVIPGQVTSFSVTFREPGTLDSVCNEYCGIGHHNMLARVIVTGPDTATSAGEQP; via the coding sequence ATGGCCCGCCTTCCCCTGTTGCCCGCACCCCGGCTCGACCATCACACCCTGGAGCGCTACGAAACGATTTGGCTGGTCATCTCTGTGATTCTGTCCGTGCTGCTGTTTACAGGCGTGCTGGTCAGTTTCATCAGCGGCACCTATCAGGCGGTGCGTGACAACGGCGGCGTCAGTGTGGGCCACCACATCACTGGAGTCGAGGGCGGGCGGCTCGATCCCCGCGCCCTGGCCGCCACGCCGTTTGCCACACCGGGCCTGCGCGAAAACGCAGACGGTAGCCTGGAGGCCTTTATCGTCGCCAAAGCCTTCGCCTTCGATCCCGCCGTGCTGCGCGTGCCCGCCGGACGGCCCATCACCATCCACCTGACCTCTGTGGACGTGATGCACGGCTACATGGTGCTGGGCACCAACATCAACGCCACCGTGATTCCCGGACAGGTCACCAGTTTCAGCGTGACCTTCCGGGAGCCGGGCACGCTGGACAGCGTATGCAACGAATACTGCGGCATCGGCCACCACAACATGCTGGCCCGCGTGATCGTGACCGGGCCGGACACCGCCACATCCGCAGGAGAGCAACCGTGA